From the genome of Malus sylvestris chromosome 13, drMalSylv7.2, whole genome shotgun sequence:
gctcttgttggcaccataaattggttttgcttcacactgtcttgatcaagagtgtgtgaagcttttgagagttgtgcttgtcctccattgatgaagctcttgttggcaccataaattggttttgcttcacactgtcttgatcaagagtgtgtgaagcttttgagaattgtggttgaactcctttgatgaagctcttgttggcaccataaattgatgaaGCTAATGTGGTCAcctcctccctttttttttttttttgagggagagagggggtgctgcaagtttgaaatttgaaaactccctagcttgtgtggaagtttgaagactttccatgtggggttttctcatggtttaaattttgaattttgaatttctttggccatgttgaaccctataagaatgagaagtttccactcttttcattgtcttcatttgctcattttgtagtgatttttggAGATAGAGTGCTCTTATAGTTGAGAGGGATTCCGGCATTGTTTTGCACCATTTTCAGGTTGGTAATCTTCTCCACTAGATCACATGCtttccttcttgttgaattgtttgagtgttcAGGTATTTGGTTGAGAACATAATGAACTGATTGAGCTTTTCTCCATGCCttaggaacttccttatgtttcgatctttcatgtggtgatagagtttgtttctttttgttgtagatgtcagagtTTGGAAGTCCTAGTGATGGGGGCTTCCCTAACTCTAACTCTAGGTTTGAGCTTGCAATGTTGGAGTCTTCAGGGCTTTTGTTGGAGTCTTGTACAAAAAATTCGAGATTGGGTGATCCTCGCAAGTGCCAAGccttagccaatattggttcttcctccttAATGTtagtgggtgagggggttgtttgtgacgccatacccatatttcgctctgagttcacagtAGACCATTTAGTGCAAAACTTGTTAGATAACGAAAAGTAGCTTGAGGccctaaggcagtcatgtagtATCCCCCGTAGTGTAGGAATGCGTTTGGTGCATCATGAAGAATTGTCCTCTGAACCATccaagggtcatgttatgttctataccCAGATATTATTGACTTTAAGGGTGAAGCTGCCTTTGCACCCGTGGTTGCAATGGATACTGTCTTTCATTGGATATGCGCCTGGGCAACTCTACCCTGGTTTTTGGGATACCTTGATCGGGTTTTAaattatttggatggaatgtggGTTAGGTGAGCCTTCCTTTCATCAATGGCGCTACTGTTATAAGATGCGCCCGGTGAAAGCATGCATTGGGTATGCCGAGTGTGCgtgtcggagtgagagagagcgtattgtctttggtaagaaaaagacgtactgcacttggaaaaatcgttggtgctttctttataatAATTGGGAGTATGCTAAAGGTGTCACACCTGAGCGACGTGTtcctactcacttccagactgtaggttgtaatgtatccattgtttgcattatttgctatttgttgtgattttctcttgctttTAACATTTTTTCTTCGTGAAGTGATGCGAGGGACCATCAAGCTGTCTAGACGGGAGCTAgctgacatagagaaggtgttgagggtgcccaaagaggataaACATTTGGGCAAGCTACGACTCTTATTTCGAAAGTACGGTTTCCAGCCCCTAGTGTCAGAGTGCCAGAAACGAGCATGTAAGTTATGTCATTCATTTTGCCCTctctttcttttacaaagttgcattccttactttgatttttcttgttcagTGGAGAAAATGGGCAAGAAAGGGGAGACTAATGCCAAGAAAGGGAAAACACCTATGTTAGTTACCATAGATGACATTTTGTTTCACAAGGGAGCTCGTAAGCACCGGGTGAGGCCAACCCCTAAACCTAAGTCGCAAGAGGAGGTCCTCAAGGTTGTTGCCTCGAATAAGGCTGAAGTTGAGGCCATTGGGTGTGCTGCTACCATAGTTGCAAGGGAGGAGAGACTATTATTGCCTCATCTTCCTACCATCAATCCCATATTTCCTCCAACCATGGAGTCTACTGACCAAGAAGGTGGCCCTAGCTGTAGCCGTAAGAGAAAGTATAAGGAAGAGGTTGGCAGCATTCATTGGAAGGACTTGAAGGTTGCCATGCAACCAAGTAGTTTTAGGTATGTCAATAATAGCCTAGCAGGACGTCGATCCACTGTTGATGAGCTCGGCGAGCCGCTAGATGAGAACGAATCAGATCGTGACCGAATGATGAGGCTATCTTCTTATgtaagtgttactttgtcatttctttgttttctcCCTTCTTTTTCCTGGTAGTGATGATTATCTTGTCATGTAGGTCATGATTGAGTACGATGATAGATTACGAGAAGTcgagcggtacaaggcaaactttaaagagaataagcagcttgtgaatGACGCCAGAAAAATGAGCAAAGCTTTGGCTGATGCCATCCGCCTTAAGgatgaaaactttgagagtttgaagaggTGGAATGGTGAGAACGTGAGGCTCAAGAAACAATTGGAAGCGACTAAGGAACAGTTGGAGACAACCATCCTTgaggtttccaaggttaaaggggagttggatagtgccttggttgaggtttctGGGCTGAAGATGAGTATCCCAACTGAGAGGGATGCTGCTGTTCAGGAGTTCTTAGGTTCCCAGGCATTTCACGATGCTTTTAGACCTCACTGCATCCGAGCGGTTAATtttgagaaaaggaaatggatggccatCCTTGAGCGTTACGATAATGGAAACATTATCCGAAAGTACCGTGATGAGATGGATGAGTACCGACAAAAGGGTGAAGCCTTCGTCCTTGCAGTTGATGGTCCTGGAGAGTGAGGCTAGTATCAGTGAGTAGTCTCAGGAGAGAGAGGATGGTCTTGGAGATGCTGAGGAATATGGTGATAACGATGGGGTTGAAACACAAAGTGATATTGTCAGGGGTTTGGCCTCAGATGAGGATGACTCGTAATGCCCTCTTTTTCTGCATGTACTATGCATGTacgagtttgttgtttgtgtggcatgtgccatgtactttggatgtactagtttgttgtttgtgtggcttgtgccatgtactctggatgtactagtttgttgtttgtgtggcatgtgccatgtactttggatgtactagtttgttatttgtgtggcatgtgccatgtactctggatgtactagtttgttgttaattaccaagtatttgcactatcattgatgaatgctTGGCTATGTTTAAGCAAATCCTTTGTTTAGATATAAGCCATAACTTGGATGTACTAGTTCTGTTCAGtactgtttgtttatttgtatagtcttgttgacatatacttagacttgatttcctgttggaagcattcatgtcgAAGCTTTAaacctgagtgtttcattgctaggaatgtaagaggattaggaccgagttgtctaaatcacctctttattgaattcatgccaaatagtcttcgttacataggatgccgaacgactgaagcttaacacttgtacaatgtgaatttacttgtaatagtacttcaagtgatcagcgttccatggatggccacgggtcttgccatcggagcttctaagcttgtaggagccagggcaactaatgccaacaacttcaaacggtccatcccagtttggactaagtgttccttcactcgggactctgtcgcagagtaatctcttcttcaatacctagtcccccactttgaaagaacgaggtttgaccctagagtcatagtagttggagatgcgctgcttgtaggcgacattccttaagtgagcctggtttctgtgttcctcgactagatctcagttgagggtaagttgtttgtcattttcactttgcacgtagttttggactcggaatgttgcttgctcaagctcaactaggacaactgcctctgtaccaaaggcaagtgagaatggggtttctcctgttgatgtccgatacgaagtgcgatatgaccaaagaacttggggtacaaattctggccaacaacctttagccttgtccaaactggttttcaaagttcgcttgattattttgttgatggcttcaacttgtccattagactagggatgagctgtggaggcaaaacataagttgatgttgaacttagagcagaacatccagaacttattgttgtcgaactgtcgcccgttgtcagtgactatcgcattgggaacgtcaaatctgcaaatgatgttcttccatacgaagtcttctatttttgcctcagtaatggttgccaagggttctacttcggcccactttatgaagtagtcaactacaacgattgcatagtggaccttgcccttccctgtaagcattgggccgatcaaatcaagtccccattgggcgaagggccaagggctgatcataggagtgagcagctcaggaggggagtgaggaatagttgtgtagcgttgacacttatcacataagcgggatattctgatggcatcttggtagaATGTTGGcaagtaatatccttggcaaaaagccttatgtgctagggatcgagatccagcatgatctccgtagactctttcatgtatttcccgaatgacagtttccgcctctgcgggcatAAGGCaccttaggtatggtaggttaaaaccccgtttgtagagttggtcattaatgatcaagtaacgggtagccttgtatcgaatctgcttagcttggactttgtcatttggaagggtgccatgaccAAGGAATccataaatcggggtaatccaactatccctctgttgtaagttgcacacttccgcagccatggtgcttggtgctgccaacaattcgacttgaatttttcccccaatcttgtcttccaccgctgaggcaaggcgagccaaagcatctgcatgactcttgtcttccaccgctgaggcaaggcgagccaaagcatctgcatgactgtttgccgctcgaggaatttgggtgatctggtagtggaagtgctggagcaacaattgtgtttgtgccatatatgctgccatagagctatccttagcatcaaagttgttggtgacctgattaaccactaattgggagtcactgaagatatcaattcgtttaactccaaggtgtttggccaaacgtaagcctgctaggagggcttcatattcgtcctcattgttcgacgccttgaatttgaaacgaatagcataTTCCAtcaccactttgtcaggggtcgtaaggattagtcctgctccacaaccctattggttggacgagccattaacatatagactccatgctggggttgttggttctattttctgagcttccaagggtaatgaaaccacttctttaggcgtagaaacaatgtcaatagGATATGTGAattcggcgatgaagtctgccactgcttggcccttctcagctggctttggttgataagagatgtcaaactcacccaatgttatcgctcatttgatcatttgcccggaagtgtcaggactttggagtatctgtcgaagagaatgattggtaagcacgatgatggagtgtgcttggaagtaagggcgaagttttcgagcagacatgaccaatgctagagccaatttctcaatgttggagtatcgtgtctctgcatcttaTAAGgcattgctagcgtagtagacaggccgttcgacattaccatcatttcgaatgagaacggaacttactactgaagccgataccgaccgatagataatgagagtgtcaccaaccttaggtttggagagcagaggggctttactcatgtagtctttaaggttcttgaatgcctcagcacattcatcaatccatgtaatgtacttcttacttcccttaagtgctttgaagaaaggagcatatCTGTCTATGGCCTtaaagatgaacctagttaaggctgcctccttgccagtaaggctatggatgtcttttgaagttaccggttccttcatgtcgaggattgctttgatcttttcgggattagcctcaatgcctcgttggcttatcatgaaacttaagaatttgccagagcctacaccgaaggcacatttgttggggtcaACCTTatttgatacctcttcagaatggtgaaagtttcagataggttggtgatgtgttggtcagcatgtttgctcttgactagcatatcatcaacgtaaacttccatgctcttcccaatctgtttggcaaacattgaattgaccagtctctgataagtcgctcatgcattctttaggccgaaaggcatgactttatagcaatatagtcctctgtcagtagtgaaggctgtgtgttcttggtctggagggttcatgaggatttggttgtatcctgagtaagcatccatgaagctcagaagttcacaccctgccgtagagtctataagtctgtctatgagaggaagaggaaaactatccttcgggcatcatttgtttaggtcggtgtaatcgacacacattctccacaagaccttttggagcaggagactttccttggtcggattcttctttacaaggacaacatttgctacccacgttggataattaacttcgcggacgaagcctatgcctttgagtttttcaacttctgccttcattgcctcgtactgtTCAGAGTCATAAGATATTCGCTTctatctcactggcttggtcttggggtcaatacttaagcgatgacagatgatatcgggagagatacctgacatgtcctcgtatgaccaggcgaagacctcagtgttctcttgcaaaaaagagatcaatgccaaccgaataggtggtgacaaggtggtgccaatcttcaccatgcgatctggataatcttttgagatagagacattcttcAACTTTtaagcgggttgtgcttgctgggtgaaagagtcatctcgaggatcgtcgggttgactgttgccaccgtgaagatccaagttggcttcgtctgggctggtctttatgacttgatcatgtatagaaagggtttccttgggcacatgcaggtgttgttgcttgaccgaagtgttgtaacatgatcgtgcactaagttgatctcctctgatgtaaccattgccataggaggttggaaatttcatcaacaacatatgtgtggataccatggccttgagatcattgatgcctgtgcgtccgaagatgacattgtatgccgttgggcaatcaaccaccaggaagttagtggtaatggtagctgtgtaagggcctgtaccaatggtgaaaggtaagtgtatactccccaaaggttgcacgatatcaccggagaagcttatcagaggggaaatcgagcgatcgagcaagtgttctgttacattaagtgccctgaaagcttcagcaaacatgatattgaccgatgCCCCTGTgtttaccaggattcgtcgtacttcaaagttggctatgtgagcttccacgatcagtgggtcattgtgagggtagatgatacctctttcttcttcagggtagaaacatattggatcctagttaggcttttgatgcttacctcccctgatgtcttccacgtgaaacacttggtggccagaccttaaagctcattCGTTATTTTTCATGgctctgttggaagatttagatatgggtgtgccgccacttatggaatatatcacattctcctggcgttggttactgttacccctttgagggtgaaggaggaattaatcaatttttccttcatgtgccaaagcttcaatatgatcatgaagggtgatacacttctcgccatcatggccgttatgctcgtggtagcagcaaaacgtgtccgtgttcttcgtgggcttgtaatccgggtgccttggctttggcttcggtatcaggtgtgctatgttggggtaaatggccacgcatgtggcattcaaaggtgtgtatgcctcataccttggggtatgGGCTGTTCTAACACGTGCTTGAcctactgtgttgactgcctgaggtcgaggattatcatggcgatacccttggttaccGCGATAGTGTCTCTTActttttttactaaaatgagattggtgaggatgaaaatctttccttttgccttgagattgatatgtttgttgacttggcaaagtattaagtaaggcagggggaggcaccactgccgtttggaaggtcgaggtcttcttatttggttggatctggcttccactccctacttgctgataaggggtggttgcagggggtttcccttgatatgtcattgcctcagcggagcatggttgtaagcttgtgccatcacctcagagtaagtcttccaagtgttggcattgatcatgtacttgaagaaacaatcacgtaggcctgccgtgaaggccttaagggcggtcttgtcatctgcctcagcgcagcgagaatactcatggctgaaacaaccggcatactttcgtagtgactcgtctgacttctagcgaatagtgtacaagtcatctgcagaatacaagcgatcggtttggaagatgtgttgagagataaACAATTTCCTCAgtttctcaaatgagtctactgtcttaggtggaagacggcaataccaggttagagctccgccagagaaagtgaaggggaagagaagacatcgctcttcgtcggtatgcatccgatatgccatggtggactaaaaaaggttaaggtgttcaattgggtcttcccttccagtatagagttgtaaaccaagcttttgttttgtctttgcttgaagggggtgtcgagaatcctccttgtgagaaggtcaggcctgggttggttccagttaggtttctcggcttgacgttcggccttcaacttgtttacttcctcaaggagccgTAGGACGaaggggtcttgagtggagtcatgtacaactggaattttcttttgtaagtctctatcgcctcttggaagtaggaaagtgtgAGCAAGGgagtgtgatttttccttggactcgccataCTGACTTCAAGGGTGAGTctatcggaatacctcagagtcccatgtaccttcatgttcctttatgacatgtcgttccttccttagattggcagctggcttgGGTCATggaaggggaccgagtctttcagaaacccttgggtcattgatcttcaagcatatgtggaggggattctctcgacgttgctttaggaagtctcggcagtcacgataaatggcTTTTGATCATtctaacccttctgcaaggaggtgtatTCCTCCACTTatcc
Proteins encoded in this window:
- the LOC126595306 gene encoding uncharacterized protein LOC126595306: MLVTIDDILFHKGARKHRVRPTPKPKSQEEVLKVVASNKAEVEAIGCAATIVAREERLLLPHLPTINPIFPPTMESTDQEGGPSCSRKRKYKEEVGSIHWKDLKVAMQPSSFRYVNNSLAGRRSTVDELGEPLDENESDRDRMMRLSSYVMIEYDDRLREVERYKANFKENKQLVNDARKMSKALADAIRLKDENFESLKRWNGENVRLKKQLEATKEQLETTILEVSKVKGELDSALVEVSGLKMSIPTERDAAVQEFLGSQAFHDAFRPHCIRAVNFEKRKWMAILERYDNGNIIRKYRDEMDEYRQKGEAFVLAVDGPGE